One window of the Montipora foliosa isolate CH-2021 chromosome 4, ASM3666993v2, whole genome shotgun sequence genome contains the following:
- the LOC138000136 gene encoding MAP kinase-activated protein kinase 2-like: MSSANKPLFKVPPPLRSKTSLITNDFDLSQRVLGVGINGKVLECFEKKTGKRFALKVLQDNAKAWREVELHWKASGCPFIVSIKDVYQNKYAKSDCILVIMECMTGGELFERIQQRGDSPFTEREAAGVVRQIAMATAHLHSLNIAHRDLKPENLLYADNSPNAPLKLTDFGFAKEATAGLDLKTPCYTPYYVAPEVLGPESYDKMCDSWSLGVIMYILLCGYPPFYSNHGAAISPGMRKRIRQGQYDFPNPEWSRVSNQAKDLIRGLLRTEPHNRFTVEQVVNNPWIKAYSEVPSTPLHTATVLREEEENWQDVKDEMTNALASMRFEPDKVARLKEVGKSSNALLKRRKK; the protein is encoded by the exons ATGTCATCCGCCAACAAGCCTCTATTTAAAGTTCCTCCGCCGTTGCGATCGAAAACTTCTCTTATAACAAATGACTTTGATCTATCGCAGAGGGTCTTAGGTGTTGGAATAAATGGAAAGGTTCTGGAgtgttttgaaaagaaaacaggcAAGAGATTTGCCTTAAAG GTTTTGCAAGATAATGCTAAAGCATGGCGAGAGGTAGAGCTTCACTGGAAGGCATCTGGCTGTCCATTTATTGTTAGCATCAAAGATGTTTACCAGAACAAATATGCAAAGAGTGATTGCATTCTGGTCATCATGGAATG CATGACAGGAGGGGAACTGTTTGAAAGAATACAACAAAGAGGAGACTCTCCATTTACTGAAAGAG AGGCAGCTGGTGTTGTACGTCaaattgccatggcaacagctCACCTTCACTCTCTAAATATTGCACACAGAGATTTGAAG CCTGAGAATTTGTTGTATGCTGATAATTCACCAAATGCCCCTCTCAAGTTGACAGATTTTGGATTTGCAAAGGAGGCAACTGCTGGCCTTGATCTCAAAACACCCTGCTACACTCCTTACTATGTTG CACCTGAGGTCCTTGGTCCAGAAAGCTATGACAAAATGTGTGATTCATGGTCTTTAGGGGTTATCATGTATATTTT GTTGTGTGGATACCCGCCATTTTACAGTAATCATGGAGCCGCCATTTCTCCTGGGATGCGTAAGAGGATAAGACAAGGACAGTATGACTTCCCCAACCCTGAGTGGAGTAGAGTTTCAAATCAAG caaaagaCTTGATTCGAGGTCTTCTCAGAACTGAGCCTCACAACAGGTTTACGGTGGAACAAGTTGTCAACAATCCCTGGATCAAG GCCTACAGCGAAGTTCCATCGACTCCACTCCACACCGCTACGGTTCTTCGAGAAGAGGAAGAGAATTGGCAAGACGTCAAG GATGAAATGACTAACGCCCTCGCCTCCATGAGATTCGAACCTGATAAGGTTGCAAGACTAAAAGAAGTCGGCAAGTCCAGCAACGCCTTGTTAAAGCGGAGGAAGAAGTGA
- the LOC137999043 gene encoding neuropeptide FF receptor 1-like, which yields MQEENVSRVVNNATDTRSEYAILAPPLFSVIIVVGCIGNTLLLYTVIRWREMRTPCNYLIANNAIADLGIVTIAAPLRIVDVYQGWVLGKPVCQLLAPTQDALAVVSIITYTLIAFERYRAVLSPFKRKLSSRSILIIILVTWVLAYLSAGLPIAMHLTVVNKAGKSYCMASFASDVSRQIYEIYLVVVFLLIPLTLQTLAYSRLVHRLTREDPLKRSFSDPRSSHKRQLKKKRLVRVTITLVVFFHICYIPRMVVMLIYEFARPSFTNNIYFKYADLVILVLFYVKHVINPLILFSISTAFRRRFPCNMSNMYNCRSSFLARALSSRRLTLTSKLIETMEKGNGENGEVIHRESML from the coding sequence ATGCAAGAAGAAAACGTTTCAAGGGTAGTAAACAACGCTACCGACACGAGATCAGAGTATGCGATTCTTGCTCCACCATTGTTTTCTGTGATTATAGTCGTGGGATGTATTGGAAACACGCTTCTTCTTTACACTGTGATTCGTTGGAGAGAAATGAGGACTCCATGCAATTATCTTATTGCTAACAACGCCATTGCTGATCTCGGTATCGTGACCATAGCCGCACCCTTGAGAATTGTAGACGTTTATCAAGGTTGGGTGCTTGGGAAGCCTGTGTGCCAGCTCTTAGCTCCAACACAGGACGCTTTAGCTGTTGTCTCGATCATAACATACACGTTAATCGCTTTCGAGAGATACAGAGCAGTGTTGTCACCATTTAAGCGTAAACTGTCTTCACGAAGTATTTTGATAATTATTCTTGTTACATGGGTATTGGCTTACCTCAGTGCAGGATTACCAATCGCAATGCACCTGACTGTGGTCAACAAGGCGGGAAAATCCTACTGTATGGCCTCATTTGCATCAGACGTTTCACGACAAATTTACGAGATTTACTTGGTAGTCGTTTTCCTGCTCATACCACTTACCTTACAAACGCTAGCCTATTCTCGCCTTGTACACCGGCTCACACGCGAGGACCCCCTGAAGAGATCGTTCAGTGACCCAAGGAGTTCACACAAGAGGCAGCTTAAGAAAAAGCGTTTGGTTCGCGTCACAATCACCCTGGTGGTCTTTTTCCACATTTGCTATATTCCTCGTATGGTGGTCATGCTAATTTATGAGTTCGCTCGACCTAGTTTTaccaataatatttattttaaatacGCTGATCTGGtcattttagttttattctATGTTAAACACGTTATTAATCCTTTAATCCTTTTTAGCATAAGTACGGCATTTCGTAGGCGCTTTCCTTGTAACATGAGTAATATGTATAACTGTAGAAGTAGCTTTTTGGCGAGAGCTTTGTCCTCTCGGAGATTGACTCTTACCTCAAAACTAATAGAAACCATGGAAAAAGGCAATGGCGAAAACGGCGAAGTGATACACAGAGAAAGTATGCTTTGA